One window of the Chryseotalea sp. WA131a genome contains the following:
- a CDS encoding class I SAM-dependent methyltransferase: MDFIPDNIDQYCRDHSSTESNLLKKISRDTHAEVLMPRMVSGHLQGGFLAMVSHMIKPKSILEIGTYTGYSALCLAEGLQPEGKIITIDINEELEGRVQKYFQQSDYRLKIDYRIGDARQIIPMLTELFDLVFIDADKENYGLYYDLVFDKVKRGGFILVDNVLWSGKVVQEKVDKDTKAIKHFNDKVQADPQVENMLLPLRDGIMMVRKIA, encoded by the coding sequence ATGGACTTCATTCCCGATAACATCGACCAATACTGTCGTGATCATAGTAGCACAGAATCCAATTTGTTAAAAAAGATCAGTCGCGATACGCATGCGGAGGTGTTGATGCCACGCATGGTTTCGGGGCATTTGCAAGGGGGGTTCTTGGCAATGGTCAGTCACATGATCAAACCGAAATCGATATTAGAAATAGGCACCTACACCGGTTACTCGGCACTATGCTTGGCAGAAGGATTACAGCCAGAAGGTAAAATTATTACCATAGACATAAACGAAGAGTTAGAGGGCCGTGTCCAAAAATATTTTCAGCAATCGGATTATCGGCTTAAAATTGATTATCGCATCGGTGACGCCCGCCAGATTATCCCTATGTTAACAGAATTATTCGATTTGGTTTTTATCGATGCCGATAAAGAAAACTATGGTTTGTATTATGATTTGGTTTTTGATAAAGTAAAAAGGGGTGGTTTCATTTTGGTGGATAATGTATTGTGGAGCGGAAAGGTGGTGCAAGAGAAAGTAGATAAAGACACCAAAGCAATTAAACACTTCAACGATAAAGTGCAAGCTGACCCACAAGTAGAGAATATGCTACTGCCTTTGCGCGATGGAATTATGATGGTGCGAAAAATCGCCTAA
- a CDS encoding CocE/NonD family hydrolase, producing MKKLLALVVICLWTALQSVAQQPDSVFAKQHYDKMEVQIAMRDGIKLFTTVYSPKDKTKTYPILMNRTCYSVEPYGATKYEKSLGPSPYLMRDGYIFVYQDVRGRWMSEGVFDNMTPNIPGNDRKNKTAIDEASDTWDTIEWLIKNIKNNNGRVGQWGISYPGFYTAAGIPDAHPALKASSPQAPISDFFFDDFHHQGAFLQSYLAALAVFGYQKDKPTDKSWYDDKIMRFYQQQPKDGYDFNLRIGSLKHATEKYHNDNFFWKQIIDHPNYDEFWQKRSLLPHLTNVKHAIMTVGGWYDAEDLYGPLNIYKKIESTSPGAYNTIVMGPWSHGDWARERGFQQVNHIYFGDSISTFYQREIEKKFFNSVLKDGSQPKLPEAYMFDCGLKTWKQFAEWPPKEILPMKLYFGENGKLSVNQPTKPDAAFEYISDPAKPVPYTSQTEGLVFTPRRFMTDDQREASRRPDVITFETDVLTENVTLAGEIMAKLKVSMTGTDADFIVKLIDVFPDNEPNDTKHNPANIIMAGYQQLVRHETFRGRFRNSYEKPEPFVPNQVTDVNVTLQDILHTFKKGHRIMVQIHSTWFPYIDRNPQKYVDNIYKADDSDFIKSSIRVYGASVVEIGGNQKLKAALETKK from the coding sequence ATGAAAAAACTACTTGCCCTGGTTGTCATCTGTTTATGGACAGCCCTCCAATCGGTTGCGCAGCAGCCAGACTCTGTTTTTGCAAAGCAACACTATGATAAAATGGAAGTTCAAATTGCTATGAGGGATGGCATTAAGCTTTTTACCACGGTCTATTCGCCAAAGGACAAAACCAAAACCTATCCAATTCTGATGAATCGAACGTGTTACAGTGTAGAGCCCTACGGTGCCACTAAATATGAAAAATCACTTGGGCCTTCTCCTTATTTGATGCGCGATGGATATATTTTTGTTTACCAAGATGTGCGCGGCCGATGGATGAGTGAAGGTGTTTTTGATAACATGACACCTAACATTCCTGGCAACGATCGTAAAAATAAAACCGCTATAGACGAAGCTTCGGACACGTGGGATACAATCGAATGGTTAATCAAAAATATTAAGAACAATAATGGACGGGTTGGGCAGTGGGGCATTTCGTATCCTGGCTTTTACACAGCGGCTGGCATTCCCGATGCGCACCCTGCATTAAAAGCATCTTCTCCGCAAGCGCCAATATCTGATTTCTTCTTTGACGATTTTCACCACCAAGGGGCTTTTTTGCAAAGCTACCTTGCGGCCCTTGCCGTGTTTGGTTATCAAAAGGATAAACCGACTGATAAAAGTTGGTACGATGATAAAATCATGCGCTTCTATCAACAGCAACCCAAAGATGGCTATGATTTTAATTTAAGAATTGGTTCCCTTAAGCATGCTACCGAAAAATACCACAACGATAATTTCTTTTGGAAGCAGATCATCGATCACCCCAATTATGATGAGTTTTGGCAAAAGCGCAGCTTGTTGCCGCACCTGACCAATGTGAAGCACGCAATCATGACCGTGGGCGGTTGGTACGATGCCGAAGACTTGTACGGTCCGCTCAACATTTATAAAAAAATTGAAAGCACCAGCCCGGGTGCCTACAATACTATAGTAATGGGGCCATGGAGCCATGGAGATTGGGCGCGCGAGCGTGGATTTCAGCAAGTGAACCATATCTATTTTGGTGATAGCATCTCCACGTTTTATCAACGCGAAATAGAAAAAAAGTTTTTTAACTCAGTATTGAAAGATGGCAGTCAACCCAAATTGCCAGAGGCCTACATGTTTGATTGTGGATTGAAAACATGGAAGCAATTTGCTGAGTGGCCACCCAAAGAAATTTTGCCCATGAAACTTTACTTTGGCGAAAACGGAAAGCTATCCGTAAATCAACCCACCAAACCCGATGCGGCATTTGAATATATCAGCGACCCGGCCAAGCCCGTGCCTTACACTTCGCAAACGGAAGGATTGGTGTTTACCCCGCGCAGATTTATGACAGACGACCAACGCGAAGCTTCGCGCAGGCCAGATGTGATCACGTTTGAAACCGATGTGCTTACTGAAAATGTTACCCTTGCCGGGGAAATAATGGCCAAACTAAAAGTATCGATGACGGGCACTGATGCAGATTTTATTGTGAAGTTGATCGATGTGTTTCCAGATAATGAACCGAATGATACAAAACACAATCCAGCCAATATTATCATGGCAGGATATCAGCAACTGGTGCGCCACGAAACATTTAGGGGGCGTTTCAGAAACAGTTATGAAAAGCCTGAGCCATTTGTCCCTAATCAAGTGACGGATGTAAATGTAACACTGCAAGATATTTTGCACACGTTCAAAAAAGGTCACCGCATCATGGTGCAGATCCACAGCACATGGTTTCCTTACATCGATCGCAATCCGCAGAAATATGTAGATAATATTTACAAAGCCGATGATTCAGATTTCATAAAATCGAGTATTCGCGTGTATGGCGCATCTGTGGTTGAGATTGGGGGCAATCAAAAACTTAAGGCTGCATTAGAGACAAAGAAATAA
- a CDS encoding fasciclin domain-containing protein, producing MKTQKSLVLVVIMAAFAVIITSCGDGGKAAKEKAKQDSIRVADSVARVKAVADSIAALPKSIAETAMNTPNLSTLVAALQAGELVDVMKGTDALTVFAPTNDAFTAVQSTVDMLLKAENKSKLQNVLKYHVVAGTIKAADLSDGQELTTLQGEKIKVSLKDGKVFVGGAEVTNPDVAVNNGVVHMTNKVLVPKKM from the coding sequence ATGAAAACCCAAAAATCATTAGTATTAGTTGTAATTATGGCTGCATTTGCAGTAATCATCACCAGCTGTGGAGATGGTGGCAAGGCCGCTAAAGAAAAAGCAAAACAAGATTCAATCCGTGTGGCTGATTCAGTAGCACGTGTAAAGGCGGTGGCTGATTCAATCGCTGCATTGCCGAAGTCAATCGCAGAAACTGCGATGAATACGCCTAACTTGAGCACATTGGTTGCTGCTCTTCAGGCTGGCGAATTGGTAGATGTAATGAAAGGAACAGACGCATTGACTGTGTTTGCACCTACAAATGATGCATTCACTGCTGTTCAATCAACTGTTGATATGCTTTTGAAAGCTGAAAACAAATCAAAATTGCAAAACGTGTTGAAATACCACGTAGTAGCTGGCACTATTAAGGCTGCTGATTTGAGCGATGGTCAAGAATTGACTACCCTCCAAGGTGAAAAAATCAAAGTTTCTCTGAAAGACGGTAAAGTATTTGTAGGTGGTGCTGAAGTTACTAATCCAGATGTGGCTGTTAACAACGGTGTTGTTCACATGACCAACAAAGTTTTGGTGCCTAAGAAAATGTAA
- a CDS encoding lmo0937 family membrane protein, whose protein sequence is MGNLLYTIAVILVIIWAIGFLGYNASGLIHVLLVIALIVVLLRIIQGKKI, encoded by the coding sequence ATGGGAAATCTACTTTACACCATAGCGGTAATACTGGTTATTATATGGGCTATTGGCTTCTTGGGCTACAATGCCAGTGGATTGATACATGTGCTTTTAGTAATTGCACTTATTGTAGTGTTGCTAAGAATTATTCAAGGGAAGAAGATCTAG
- a CDS encoding alkaline phosphatase family protein: MNFGKWLVIIFCWVATNALAQGNKNQIRIAFGSCNDQARPQEMWKEILNQHPHVWIWGGDNIYSDFKNPAGRKTLYEKQKSNEDYQQLIKTCVITGTWDDHDYGVNDGGKNYSLKEESQQLAMDFIWFAKNNPVRKHVGIYNSMEYGDGTKKVKIINLDTRSFRDTLDRVNYIDSATQKKLNRYLPNPQGDMLGETQWKWLKQELNEGNASVVILNSSIQVLPQEHRFEKWENFPSARKRLLNLINQSNKFVIIISGDRHIAEFSKTTLSNGQALYEFTSSGMTHTWTEPWAERNTLRLGDLIIQKNYGMIIVDWQNNKPIVTMQSCGLNHQVFNEISVSR, translated from the coding sequence ATGAATTTTGGAAAGTGGTTAGTAATCATTTTTTGTTGGGTGGCGACAAATGCGCTCGCTCAAGGTAATAAAAATCAAATACGCATTGCCTTTGGATCGTGCAACGATCAAGCACGTCCTCAAGAAATGTGGAAAGAAATTCTCAACCAGCATCCACATGTTTGGATATGGGGTGGCGATAATATTTATTCGGATTTCAAAAATCCGGCTGGCCGAAAAACCTTGTATGAAAAACAAAAGTCGAACGAAGATTATCAGCAATTGATTAAAACCTGTGTGATCACCGGCACGTGGGACGATCATGATTATGGCGTGAACGATGGCGGAAAAAATTATTCCTTAAAAGAAGAAAGTCAGCAATTGGCAATGGATTTTATTTGGTTTGCCAAAAACAATCCCGTTCGCAAACATGTCGGTATCTACAATTCGATGGAATATGGCGATGGTACCAAAAAAGTGAAAATAATCAACTTGGATACACGTAGTTTTCGCGATACCCTTGATCGAGTAAACTATATCGACTCGGCTACGCAAAAGAAACTAAACCGCTATTTACCCAACCCGCAAGGCGATATGCTTGGTGAAACGCAATGGAAATGGTTGAAGCAAGAATTGAATGAAGGCAACGCATCTGTTGTGATTTTAAACTCTAGCATCCAAGTTTTACCGCAAGAGCATCGGTTTGAAAAGTGGGAAAATTTCCCTTCCGCGCGTAAAAGGCTTCTGAATTTAATCAACCAATCCAATAAATTCGTGATCATCATTAGCGGAGATCGGCACATTGCAGAATTTTCTAAAACTACCTTGAGCAATGGCCAAGCCTTGTATGAATTTACTTCAAGCGGCATGACCCACACCTGGACCGAACCGTGGGCTGAGCGCAACACGCTGCGACTTGGCGATTTGATCATTCAAAAAAATTACGGGATGATTATCGTTGATTGGCAGAACAATAAACCGATTGTAACCATGCAATCTTGTGGGCTTAACCATCAAGTGTTTAATGAAATTAGCGTTAGCAGGTAA
- a CDS encoding amino acid permease, which translates to MTEKSKYTLTVGITLVIANMIGTGVFTSLGYQVGPLPSGFAILLLWAIGGVVALSGAFTYAEISTTLKKSGGEYHYLGKIFHPAFGFVSGWMSLLVGFAGAISAVAIAIAEYSSALLGINGKVIAVSAILVVSGIHWFGVKTGGRAQNILTGTKLLLIVFFCVAPFFLAGEKSGISFLIRPGDWSLITSSSFAESLVFVVYAYTGWNAAAYIAGNLDNPSKNLPKSLIIGTLIVVVVYLSLNAMFLYSASFSELNGKNDIGNVVAVKLMGSKIGALFSCIFSIALLSTLSAMTIAGPRVLEAMGDDYPKLKTFSTKNKFDMPYLAIITQATWAVFLVLVSSFKEIVQYISISLSLFSMFTVIGIFFLRKQYKKEERPFQIPLYPLPPIIFIVCTCWMIYYVTADDPKIILYSFATMVPGLIVYFAISNKPKN; encoded by the coding sequence ATGACTGAAAAAAGTAAGTACACGCTTACCGTAGGCATAACACTGGTTATTGCCAATATGATTGGCACGGGGGTTTTTACTTCACTTGGCTATCAAGTAGGCCCATTGCCTTCGGGCTTTGCCATTTTACTGCTTTGGGCCATTGGTGGCGTAGTGGCCTTGTCGGGGGCATTTACCTATGCAGAGATTTCAACCACCTTGAAAAAATCAGGTGGCGAGTATCATTATTTAGGGAAAATTTTCCATCCAGCATTTGGGTTTGTGAGTGGTTGGATGAGTTTGTTGGTAGGTTTTGCGGGAGCAATCTCGGCCGTAGCCATCGCCATTGCTGAGTATTCTTCTGCTTTATTGGGTATTAACGGTAAAGTCATTGCTGTATCGGCCATCCTTGTCGTATCTGGCATTCATTGGTTTGGTGTAAAAACAGGAGGCCGTGCTCAAAACATTCTCACTGGCACCAAACTTTTGCTGATTGTATTCTTTTGCGTGGCACCGTTCTTTCTAGCTGGAGAAAAATCAGGCATTAGCTTTTTAATACGACCTGGAGATTGGAGTTTAATTACCAGTTCGAGTTTTGCGGAGTCATTGGTATTCGTAGTATATGCTTATACTGGCTGGAATGCAGCTGCCTACATAGCCGGAAATCTGGATAACCCCTCTAAAAATCTGCCCAAATCGTTAATCATCGGAACATTAATAGTCGTGGTGGTTTATCTCAGCTTAAACGCCATGTTTTTATATTCCGCTTCGTTTAGTGAGCTCAACGGAAAAAATGATATTGGCAATGTGGTGGCAGTAAAACTAATGGGCTCTAAAATTGGTGCGTTGTTTTCTTGCATTTTTAGTATTGCCTTGCTATCCACACTTAGTGCCATGACCATTGCAGGCCCCCGTGTGCTAGAAGCCATGGGCGATGACTATCCAAAATTGAAAACATTTTCAACCAAAAATAAATTTGACATGCCTTACTTGGCAATTATCACGCAAGCCACCTGGGCCGTTTTTTTGGTGTTGGTGAGTTCGTTCAAAGAAATCGTTCAGTATATCTCCATCAGCTTGTCGCTGTTCTCCATGTTTACGGTCATCGGCATTTTCTTTCTGCGTAAGCAATACAAAAAAGAAGAACGCCCATTTCAGATACCGTTGTATCCACTGCCACCCATTATTTTTATTGTTTGTACGTGCTGGATGATTTATTACGTAACCGCAGACGATCCAAAAATAATTCTGTATTCCTTCGCTACGATGGTGCCCGGATTAATCGTTTACTTTGCGATTTCAAACAAACCAAAAAACTAA
- a CDS encoding helix-turn-helix domain-containing protein, with amino-acid sequence MKLYIKNMISLSCKMAVKDLLLKLELPFTSIAYGEVEMATAFTPTQRDQFGLELKNLEMEIIDDTKSILIGKIKNLIFHLVRNQEEVPKLNLSDYLSEKLNYNYTYLSNIFSENQSITIEHFMIKLKIERVKELLAYNEMNLTEISWKMHYSSVAHLSNQFKKVTGLTPSFYKISNQKNQLIANM; translated from the coding sequence ATGAAATTATACATCAAAAACATGATCAGTCTAAGTTGTAAAATGGCTGTAAAGGATTTGCTTTTAAAACTAGAACTACCCTTCACATCCATCGCTTACGGTGAGGTGGAGATGGCTACAGCCTTTACCCCAACTCAACGTGACCAATTTGGCCTAGAGCTGAAGAATTTAGAAATGGAAATAATAGATGATACAAAATCCATTTTGATAGGAAAGATAAAGAATTTGATTTTTCATTTGGTGCGAAACCAAGAAGAGGTGCCTAAACTAAATCTCTCAGACTATCTCAGCGAAAAGCTTAATTACAACTATACCTATCTATCCAATATTTTTTCAGAAAATCAATCCATCACCATTGAGCATTTTATGATTAAGCTGAAAATAGAGCGCGTAAAGGAGTTGCTCGCTTATAACGAGATGAACCTCACCGAAATATCCTGGAAGATGCACTACAGCAGTGTGGCACATTTATCCAATCAATTTAAGAAAGTAACTGGATTAACGCCTTCCTTCTATAAAATCTCAAACCAAAAAAACCAGCTAATTGCAAACATGTAA
- a CDS encoding LysM peptidoglycan-binding domain-containing protein, whose protein sequence is MRFFAVALILFGAAASYAQAPQVPHKMHFANMTLAIRDDARREIQADVDALTRYTRHFQMRVERAKTYFPIISRIFAEEDLPDDFKYLVLQESALVPDAVSVSNAVGFWQFKDFTALSMGLRVDKEIDERMNIASASRGAANYLKQNNQQFDNWLLALQAYQMGAGGLKRSIGDKHNGKRHMDITSESYWYVKKFIAHKVAFEQVIEGDPQVKVVLFESKKFRSIADLATELQVEEELLREYNKWALKGLIPDDKSYTVVVPTNKPIQDFSSLVLASDKSARAKPISDKAKLSRPDIKFVNGLRAIKAGPSESLVSLTDRAGIALSRFLRFNEMSIDQNLVAGEYYFLEKKKSKGEALQHKVKPGEDLWTIAQTYGIRVSKLEKWNKISRHEKLGIGSFVKLNPKVVINPAPTIAIPSTPVVAPLVTSINESVQQVKEVAHIDEETFNWEVRPTEKPKEMLTATPAVDSVKFVELSTASDHIVLKGETLYSIAKLYSVKVAELLEWNNLEINQALKPGQKLLLKDLKNNKKVHARQTISTGIDIPQINEHTVAESDTLYSIARQYNVTIKDLMDWNQKTELTVRPGEKLKVKAR, encoded by the coding sequence ATGAGATTTTTTGCAGTAGCACTCATTTTATTCGGAGCCGCTGCCTCATACGCCCAAGCTCCGCAGGTGCCCCACAAAATGCACTTCGCCAATATGACACTCGCCATTCGTGACGATGCCAGACGCGAGATTCAAGCTGATGTGGATGCCCTTACTCGTTATACCCGCCATTTTCAGATGAGGGTAGAACGTGCAAAGACCTATTTCCCAATTATATCTCGCATTTTTGCGGAAGAAGACCTGCCCGATGATTTTAAATATTTGGTGCTGCAAGAAAGCGCGTTAGTGCCCGATGCCGTTTCGGTTTCCAATGCCGTAGGTTTTTGGCAGTTCAAAGATTTTACGGCCCTCAGCATGGGGCTGCGAGTAGATAAAGAAATTGACGAACGAATGAACATTGCATCTGCTTCGCGCGGAGCAGCCAATTACCTAAAGCAAAATAACCAGCAGTTTGATAATTGGTTGCTGGCTTTACAAGCCTACCAGATGGGTGCAGGTGGATTAAAGCGATCGATCGGAGACAAGCACAACGGCAAGCGGCACATGGATATTACCTCTGAATCGTATTGGTATGTAAAAAAATTTATTGCGCACAAAGTCGCCTTTGAGCAAGTAATAGAAGGTGACCCCCAAGTAAAAGTGGTATTATTTGAATCTAAGAAATTTCGGTCAATTGCTGATTTGGCTACAGAGTTGCAGGTAGAAGAAGAATTGCTTCGAGAATATAACAAATGGGCGCTCAAAGGTTTGATACCGGATGATAAGTCTTACACGGTGGTCGTCCCTACCAACAAACCTATACAAGATTTCTCATCTCTTGTTTTGGCTTCCGATAAATCAGCGCGGGCAAAGCCAATATCCGACAAAGCCAAGCTTTCTAGGCCTGACATAAAATTTGTGAATGGGCTCAGGGCGATCAAAGCCGGACCAAGTGAATCGCTGGTGTCCTTAACCGATCGTGCAGGCATTGCATTATCGAGGTTTTTGCGCTTCAATGAAATGTCCATCGATCAGAACCTGGTTGCTGGCGAGTATTACTTCTTAGAGAAAAAGAAATCAAAAGGAGAGGCCTTGCAACACAAAGTAAAGCCGGGCGAAGACCTATGGACCATCGCCCAAACGTATGGAATACGAGTGAGCAAGTTGGAAAAATGGAATAAGATTTCTCGACATGAAAAATTGGGAATTGGTTCTTTTGTAAAACTAAACCCTAAAGTTGTAATCAATCCGGCACCTACAATTGCAATTCCATCCACACCAGTCGTTGCTCCATTGGTTACTTCCATCAATGAAAGTGTACAGCAAGTGAAGGAAGTAGCACATATTGATGAAGAAACTTTCAATTGGGAAGTGAGGCCAACAGAAAAGCCCAAGGAAATGTTAACCGCAACTCCAGCAGTTGATTCGGTAAAGTTTGTAGAGCTATCTACTGCCTCTGACCATATAGTTTTGAAAGGGGAAACGCTTTATTCGATAGCGAAACTATATTCGGTTAAGGTGGCTGAATTGCTTGAGTGGAATAATTTAGAAATAAACCAAGCCCTGAAACCAGGTCAAAAGTTGCTCTTAAAAGATTTAAAAAACAATAAAAAGGTACATGCTCGCCAAACCATTTCAACTGGTATAGATATTCCGCAAATTAATGAGCATACCGTGGCTGAAAGCGATACCTTGTATAGTATAGCTCGTCAGTATAATGTGACAATCAAGGACTTGATGGATTGGAATCAGAAAACAGAATTAACAGTACGACCAGGTGAAAAGTTAAAAGTTAAGGCAAGGTAA
- a CDS encoding fasciclin domain-containing protein: MTTTKEAVATKDIVAIASTSAKMLAVAVTAAGLVKTLQGTGPFTVFAPTDAAFASIQKNMDTLLKPENKEKLSKVLTLHVVSGKLMAADLKEGKELTTVQGEKLKVHVTGGKVMVGDAHVTTADIHASNGVIHVIDKVLLPKG; the protein is encoded by the coding sequence ATGACAACAACGAAAGAAGCGGTGGCAACAAAAGACATTGTGGCTATTGCATCAACAAGTGCTAAGATGTTAGCTGTAGCGGTTACAGCGGCAGGATTAGTAAAAACCCTTCAAGGCACTGGGCCATTTACTGTGTTTGCGCCAACAGATGCTGCCTTTGCATCTATTCAAAAGAACATGGATACATTGCTAAAACCCGAAAACAAAGAGAAACTTTCTAAAGTGCTTACCCTTCACGTAGTGAGTGGTAAGTTAATGGCGGCTGATCTAAAAGAAGGCAAAGAACTAACCACCGTGCAAGGCGAGAAATTGAAAGTGCACGTGACAGGTGGCAAAGTAATGGTTGGTGATGCGCATGTTACAACAGCGGACATTCATGCCTCCAACGGAGTTATTCACGTGATTGACAAAGTACTGTTGCCAAAAGGATAA
- a CDS encoding OmpA family protein produces the protein MKKLLLACICLAFTLSVSAQTEDKKWSIGIHGGATQYNGDLGNDFYKGNMAFYTVGGLSVSRYINSHFDLSLLISKGEIGFNRPTGQFRQDFTSAMLNFRFNILGPKSAVRPYVFVGGGAVLFDKNLTITNRQVDYVAPSFGGGLNFRLSPDLMLNVQETFLYSTADNRDGSATGKNDAYLFHLVGLKFNFGNKKDADEDGISDRYDKCPNTPLAVVVDKNGCPLDKDKDGVADYLDECPDVSGTEQLKGCPDKDGDYIVDKDDKCPDVAGIAKLKGCPDADSDGVADGEDLCQGTKPGYIVDAKGCAVDKDSDGVVDEEDACPDKAGVLALLGCPDTDNDGVGDNQDRCPEVKGTLANKGCPEISKEDVKKITQIGSKIFMETNSDKLLTASLAQLDELASILKRYEQANLLIEGHTDSQGDEALNLTLSQKRTESVKTYLMGRGIMESRLTAVGYGETKPIADNKTTAGRAKNRRVELKTSY, from the coding sequence ATGAAAAAATTACTACTGGCGTGTATATGCTTAGCATTTACATTAAGCGTTTCGGCACAAACCGAAGACAAAAAATGGAGTATTGGGATACACGGAGGGGCCACCCAATACAATGGAGATCTCGGCAACGATTTTTACAAAGGCAACATGGCCTTTTACACCGTAGGTGGTTTATCAGTCTCTCGCTACATCAATAGCCATTTTGATCTGAGCTTATTGATAAGTAAAGGTGAAATCGGGTTCAATAGGCCCACCGGTCAATTTCGTCAAGACTTTACTTCTGCGATGCTAAACTTTAGATTTAACATTCTAGGACCAAAATCTGCTGTTCGGCCCTACGTTTTCGTTGGTGGGGGTGCTGTGCTTTTTGATAAGAATTTGACCATCACCAACCGTCAAGTAGATTATGTCGCTCCATCCTTTGGTGGTGGTTTAAATTTTAGGTTATCGCCAGATTTGATGTTGAATGTACAAGAGACGTTTTTGTATTCTACTGCGGATAACCGCGATGGGTCGGCTACTGGAAAAAACGATGCCTACTTGTTTCATTTGGTTGGTTTAAAGTTCAACTTCGGCAATAAAAAAGATGCTGATGAAGACGGAATCAGTGATCGCTACGATAAATGCCCTAACACACCTCTTGCAGTAGTGGTTGATAAAAATGGTTGCCCTCTAGATAAAGACAAAGATGGTGTGGCCGATTATTTAGATGAATGCCCTGATGTGTCTGGAACCGAGCAACTAAAAGGTTGCCCCGACAAAGATGGCGACTACATTGTTGATAAAGATGACAAGTGCCCGGATGTAGCTGGTATTGCAAAACTAAAAGGCTGCCCCGATGCAGATAGCGATGGCGTGGCCGATGGTGAGGATCTTTGCCAAGGGACGAAACCGGGTTACATAGTAGATGCAAAAGGTTGTGCAGTAGATAAAGATAGCGATGGGGTAGTAGATGAAGAAGATGCCTGCCCCGATAAAGCCGGTGTACTGGCCTTGCTAGGTTGCCCCGATACTGATAACGATGGCGTTGGTGATAACCAAGATCGCTGCCCAGAGGTAAAAGGCACCTTGGCTAACAAAGGCTGCCCTGAGATATCGAAAGAAGACGTAAAGAAAATCACCCAAATAGGAAGTAAAATTTTTATGGAAACCAACAGCGATAAACTCCTAACGGCCTCACTTGCACAATTGGATGAGTTAGCATCCATTTTAAAACGGTATGAACAAGCTAACTTATTGATTGAAGGGCATACCGATAGCCAAGGAGATGAGGCTTTAAATTTAACCTTATCGCAAAAGAGAACCGAATCAGTAAAAACCTATCTAATGGGGCGAGGTATTATGGAATCTCGCTTAACTGCTGTGGGCTATGGCGAAACCAAACCCATTGCTGATAACAAGACTACTGCTGGTCGCGCTAAGAATAGAAGGGTTGAGTTGAAGACATCGTACTAA
- a CDS encoding response regulator yields the protein MLVDDNETDNFISKRIIEITKFSKRVEVKSSGKSALEYLKHFENDAENLPSIIFLDINMPIVDGFVFLYEFEKFGEIARNKCKVIILSSSDNKRDIDKIVNNNFVIKFITKPLTEVSLDEIKINNI from the coding sequence ATGTTGGTGGACGATAATGAAACTGATAACTTTATCAGCAAACGCATTATTGAAATTACAAAGTTTTCGAAGCGGGTGGAGGTGAAAAGTTCAGGAAAAAGCGCTCTTGAGTATCTCAAGCATTTTGAAAATGACGCTGAAAATTTACCTAGCATAATTTTCTTGGATATTAATATGCCCATTGTGGATGGGTTTGTGTTCTTATATGAATTTGAAAAATTTGGTGAAATTGCGCGAAACAAATGCAAAGTGATTATTTTATCAAGTTCGGACAACAAACGAGACATTGATAAGATTGTCAATAATAATTTCGTCATCAAATTCATCACCAAACCTCTTACTGAAGTGTCATTGGATGAAATTAAGATCAATAACATTTAG